The following coding sequences lie in one Arachis ipaensis cultivar K30076 chromosome B03, Araip1.1, whole genome shotgun sequence genomic window:
- the LOC107631102 gene encoding LOW QUALITY PROTEIN: uncharacterized protein LOC107631102 (The sequence of the model RefSeq protein was modified relative to this genomic sequence to represent the inferred CDS: inserted 2 bases in 1 codon) produces the protein MREIPAFSSTVCKIRSLRSTVRFCVVVEWTIHADGGVADDDALDEYEMLTKVTDTSAAQARKEKVIQGIQWDRLNISRDSYRVTRLEQYKNYENIPASGDAVNEDCKSSVKGGKYXDFFYNTRMVKPTILHFQYLFGSLVLYSCISSYVLSTAFFVSPPAPIQRRCDHLLLLLTTLHYGSLARPCLPHFQSQNQNRVTPVPASSDAAAASHCYCIPLSYALALFFDSGCNPRDLRNLGGY, from the exons ATGCGTGAAATCCCTGCTTTCTCCTCCACAGTGTGCAAAATCCGTAGTCTCCGCTCCACCGTGCGATTCTGTGTCGTCGTGGAGTGGACCAT CCATGCTGATGGTGGTGTTGCCGACGATGATGCTCTTGATGAGTATGAGATG CTCACTAAGGTAACTGATACATCAGCTGCACAAGCAAGGAAGGAAAAAGTCATTCAGGGTATTCAGTGGGATAGATTGAACATATCAAGAGATAGTTACAGAGTTACAAGGCTTGAACAAtataagaattatgagaatattccTGCTTCTGGGGATGCTGTAAATgag GATTGCAAAAGTTCTGTGAAGGGTGGAAAATA TGACTTTTTCTATAATACAAGAATGGTTAAACCTACCATCCTTCATTTTCag TACTTGTTTGGCAGTCTTGTCTTGTACAGCTGCATTTCTTCATATGTCttgtctactgccttctttgtcTCGCCACCGGCTCCCATCCAGCGCCGCTGCGAccatcttcttctcctccttacAACTCTGCACTATGGCTCTCTAGCTCGCCCCTGCCTCCCTCATTTTCAGTCGCAGAATCAGAACAGAGTCACTCCAGTTCCAGCGAGTTCAGACGCAGCAGCGGCTAGTCACTGCTATTGCATCCCTCTCTCCTATGCTCTTGCTCTGTTCTTCGACTCAG GTTGCAATCCAAGAGACCTACGGAACCTTGGAGGCTATTGA